Genomic DNA from Nitrosarchaeum koreense MY1:
TGAAATTAAAATTACTACCCAAATCATTTATGATGGCAAAAAATTATCATTGTCATTATTTACAAATTTGACAAATAGTGTTCAAAGCTCGTCTAAAATTGAATTAAATATGATTTTGGTAAAACTGGAATCTTCTTAATCTTTGTTTAGATGTATATCGTATTTTTTTCGTAATTCTTCGTTTGATAATATCTCATATGCTTTATTGATTTGAACCATTGCTTCATCTGATTTTTCTTCTTTGTTTTTGTCTGGATGTATCTTTTTTGCCATTATCCTGTATTGTTTTTTTATCTCTTCAAGTGTTGCATTATGTGAAACATCTAATATTTTATAATAATCCGGCAATGATGGGTCCTGTAATAATCTTCTGAATTCTTTGTCCTCCTTTGAGTTTTTTCTGGTTCCTATCTCTTCATAATCGTCAGACCAATCAGAATGATATTTCTCGTATGTTTTATCATTCTTTGAATCAAATTCTTTGTCGTCATATGTGGTCTTCTTTCTTAAGATTATGTCTCTTGCAAGATATATGAAAAGCCCAATTACTGCTATTGCAAAACCTGAAAATAAAATAATTTTCTGCTCATCTGTAACATCTAATTCCATTTGCAATTTTTTCTCTGTATCGTCTATCTGTGCAGATACATTTTGAATCATACATATGAGAATTATACTTGATATTATGATGCTGACTTTTTTCATTTTTATGCTAGTCTAAAGTCTTCTTTTGCAGTATTTAGAACTACGTGAGTTATGGTATTTTCTATATTTTGGATTGATGCTATTCCTTTTACAAACTCGCTTAACTCGTTACGCGATTTGAATTTTGCAATAACTAGGGTATCTGTATTCCCTGTAATGTCATACACTCCACAGACATTTTCTATCTTTGCTAGCTCCGTTTCAATGTCTATGATTTTGTCTTTTTTTGCAATAATCTCAATTATTGCAGTTAATGTATAGCCTAATTTTTCATGGTCTATTAATGCTGTATATCCTTTGATCACTTTTTCTTTTTCAAGTTTTTTAATTCTAGATAATATTGTGACCGTGGACATTCCAAGTTTTAACCCAAGTTGTCTTGCAGATAATCTTGCGTCAACCAATAAATTTTTAAGAATTCTTTCATCGTTTTTATCTAAATTCAAGTATCTTCTATATTTTAAAAATATATTTAAATTTTAGCTAATTTATTTAATACATGTTTAATTTTCTTAATTTTTGATACGTTTTGAGGTAATTTTCCAGTTCAAACTTAAAGCAAAGAGATTGTATTTCTGATACAGTGGAAATCAAGGAACTTGTTTTAAAAGGTCAGGCCTCTTTAAACTCTGGAAATTTTGAAGAGTCTTTGGGTTATTTTGAGCAAGCATTACTTTTGAATCAAGATGACCCTGACTTGTGGAATTTTAAGGCTGTAGCCTTACGCAGTTTAGGTCGTTACGAAGAAGCACTGGAATGCTTTAACAAATCCCTGAAACTTGATCCTAGAGATAAGCACGCATCATGATTTAGTTTCTATTTGGTTTTTATTGTTTTTAAAATAATGCGATCTTCTGAACCGGGCTTACGAATAAGCAAAAATAAATAATTCCCTATTTCCTACTAGTTATTATATCGAAGCAATAAGGAATACTATCATGGTTTTACAGTCTGTTAATGCTGATAATTGTCCCCGATGCGCAAAAAACGCATTACTTACTGATGATGTAACTGGTGAAAGATTTTGCGGAAAATGTGGCTATGTTATTTCTGAAAAATCTCAAGAATCAGGACCTGAATGGAGATCATTTACGCAAGATGAACATGGAAACAAAGCTCGAGCCGGTGCTCCGACTTCTCTTACTATGCACGATATGGGATTATCCACAATCATTAATCCTATGAATAAAGATGCGTCTGGCAAACCTCTAACGGCATCAATGAAAAGTACCATTGAGCGATTAAGAACATGGGATAGTAGAAGTCAAGTTCACGAGTCAGTTGACAGAAATCTTAGACAAGCATTAAGCGAACTAAACAGATTAAAAGATAAACTTGCACTCTCTGATGCTGTAATTGAAAAGGCAGCTTACATTTACCGAAAAGCAATTGAGAAAAAACTAGTACGTGGAAGATCAATATCTGCAATGATTGCATCTGCACTTTATGCTGCATGTAGAGACACCGAAACACCACGAACATTAAATGATGTTGGTGAAGCTGCAAATCTGAAGAAAAAAGATATTGCACGATGTTATCGATTATTGCATCGAGAACTAGATCTAAAGATGCCCGTAGTTGATCCAATCCAATGTGTTGCAAGAATTGCAAGTAGAATTGGAATTACTGAAAAAACAAAACGTTATGCTGCTAAAGTTCTAAAAATATCTCAAGAACATGAGGAATCTGCAGGAAAAGATCCGATGGGACTTGCTGCAGCTGCCCTGTATTTGGCATGTGTCAAAAACGGTGAAGACATCACTCAACGTGATATCGCAGAAGCTGCTAGTGTGACTGAAGTTACTATAAGAAATAGATACAAAGGTCTAAAATTAGATCAAAATATGGAACTATAAAATAATTCTTCAAACAATCTTCTAATCAATTTTGCAAATCTGATGATCGTATCTAATAAACAACTTTAAATCTATAATTTTTGGCATTTTTTCTAATTGAAGATTCCAGAAATCATTCAAAATGCAAGTGAGTTCGGACTCAAAATTAACAAGTTAGATGATTTGGACGAGGAGATTCTAGACGATATGCATCAATCGGTATTAGAATACAAAGAAAAGAGACACTCACTGCACACAATTGATTATTTGTGGTAAACGATACTTTGAGTTTATTTGCTATTTTTCTGCAGTTCTTGTATTTTTAATTCTAGCTCTTTTATTTTATTTCTTAATTCTATGTTTTCATCTCTTAGAACATCTCTCTCTTTTGTGAGTATTTCGTTAAGATCCATTAATTTTCTTTTTAATCATATTCAATTAAAGATTTGGCAATCCGATAGTAAGAAATTAAAAAAATAATCAGTATGATCAAAAGGGGAAATTTCTGATCATACTGATTTTGTTACATGCGAAGTCATTTTTTGGGCATTGTTTCCTGGTGCTGGCATTTTGTCTGTTGGGGAAACTTTCAAATTTGCAAGTTTTACAATTATCGGCAGCATCCTTGCAGGAACCGCTACTACAATAATTCCTAAGGAAATTGTTGGTTTTTCTGTTTGAAGAGATTTCATGTAACTTCAAATGTTTTAAAATTTTTTTGATTAAAACCTTTGATTAAATTTGGATTTAACTAATTGTATTAAATACTAATTTTGAAATGGTTTTAATTCTTTTTTGAACAATTAATGTGGAATCTTAGCTAGCTCGGACTCAATCTATATTATTGATAAAGTGTTATCAAAGATGTCATGAGTAAAGAATTGGATAAAATGATGTCTCAAGCTTATGAGTATTGTGAGGATGGCAATTTTTCTGAAGCTCTAAAATTATATGATTTAGCATTAAAACAAGATCCAAAAAACATCAACGTCATAATTGACAAAGGTGTGACACTGCAAAATTTGGGTAGAATAAAACAGGCCATAAAATATTATGACAAGGCATTATCAATTGACCCAAAAAACATCAACGCCTTGGTAAACAAGGGAGCATCATTACATACAATTGAAAATTATTTTGATGCGATTAGCTGTTATGATTCTGCTCTTAAAATTGATAAAAAATGTGCTATGGCTTTAGCATACAAAGGACTGTCATTGGGAGAATTGGGAAATCTTCCTGACGCACTAAAGCATTTCAAGAAAGCACTTTCAATTGATCATGATTATGATCTTGCAAATATTAGCAAAGAAATGGTGCAAGAATTACTCAAATCAATCAAACAACAAAAAGCTAAAACACGGTAACATCGCCAGGTGCAGGCTCTCGTTTATTGTTATTTTCATGCGATTCAAAAAATTCTCTGTGTTCTGTATTTTGATGTTCTCTAAGCTTCTCAATGTTTTCAAATCCCATGTGGCACAAGTAACATTTTGGCTTGTGTTCATCAATTAACGGAAGTACCATAAAGTGTATGGTTTGTTTGCCTACTTATTTCTTGAGACCTATAGTTAAGGAATATATCCTTTAACAACTGACTTGCTATGTGTTAGACCAACTCATATCTGAATCAAAGGCACTGGATAAAGCAATTTCTGGCGAAGAGCTGACATATGATGATGGTATTGAATTGATGAATTATGATAATTTACATGTATTAGGTGCAGTTGCAGATATTACAAGAAAAAAATTAGTTGGCGATACCGTGACATTTGCGGCATCATATTACATGAATTACACAAATGTTTGCGCAGCTAGCTGTCAAATGTGTGCATTTTATAGAAAAGATGGAGCAGAAGACGCATACACCCTAACCCCAGAGCAAATAGAACAACGTGTTGGAATTGCCAAATCAATGGGTGCAACCGAAGTTCACATCGTAGGTGGATTTCATCCGACACTTCCTTTAGAGTATTATGAAGACATGATGAGAGTTATCAAGAAAAACCATCCTCAATTAAACATCAAAGCACTTACTGCTGCTGAAATTTTCTTTTTGTCTAAACTTACAAAAAATTCTGTAAAGGAAGTACTTTCCCGTCTTAAATCTGCAGGTCTTGATTCCATGCCCGGAGGAGGTGCCGAGTTATTCCATCCTGAAATCAGGGGAAAGATTGTTCGAGGTAAATGTACTGGCCAGGAATTTTTAGATACTATAGAACAGGCCCACAATCTTGGAATCAAAAGTAATGTAACTATGCTTTATGGTCATATAGAAAAGCCATCCCATATCATTGATCACCTGATAAAAATTCGTGAATTACAAAAAAAGACAAATGGATTCATCACCCTGATTCCACTAAAATTCAGTTTGGATAATACTGAACTTGAACAGCAGCATCTTGTTAATCATGAATGCTCTTCTGTGTATGATTTGAGAATTATTGCATTGTCTAGATTGATGCTTGCAAATGTTTTGAACAACATCTCGGTATATTGGGTAGCATATGGCAAGAAACTTGCACAAGTTGCACTGTCTAATGGTGGAAATGACT
This window encodes:
- a CDS encoding DnaJ domain-containing protein, yielding MIQNVSAQIDDTEKKLQMELDVTDEQKIILFSGFAIAVIGLFIYLARDIILRKKTTYDDKEFDSKNDKTYEKYHSDWSDDYEEIGTRKNSKEDKEFRRLLQDPSLPDYYKILDVSHNATLEEIKKQYRIMAKKIHPDKNKEEKSDEAMVQINKAYEILSNEELRKKYDIHLNKD
- a CDS encoding transcription initiation factor IIB gives rise to the protein MVLQSVNADNCPRCAKNALLTDDVTGERFCGKCGYVISEKSQESGPEWRSFTQDEHGNKARAGAPTSLTMHDMGLSTIINPMNKDASGKPLTASMKSTIERLRTWDSRSQVHESVDRNLRQALSELNRLKDKLALSDAVIEKAAYIYRKAIEKKLVRGRSISAMIASALYAACRDTETPRTLNDVGEAANLKKKDIARCYRLLHRELDLKMPVVDPIQCVARIASRIGITEKTKRYAAKVLKISQEHEESAGKDPMGLAAAALYLACVKNGEDITQRDIAEAASVTEVTIRNRYKGLKLDQNMEL
- a CDS encoding radical SAM protein; protein product: MLDQLISESKALDKAISGEELTYDDGIELMNYDNLHVLGAVADITRKKLVGDTVTFAASYYMNYTNVCAASCQMCAFYRKDGAEDAYTLTPEQIEQRVGIAKSMGATEVHIVGGFHPTLPLEYYEDMMRVIKKNHPQLNIKALTAAEIFFLSKLTKNSVKEVLSRLKSAGLDSMPGGGAELFHPEIRGKIVRGKCTGQEFLDTIEQAHNLGIKSNVTMLYGHIEKPSHIIDHLIKIRELQKKTNGFITLIPLKFSLDNTELEQQHLVNHECSSVYDLRIIALSRLMLANVLNNISVYWVAYGKKLAQVALSNGGNDLVGTAFSEEIYRAAGKPTTSSVEELATTVKEIGRNPAQRDSFFNVIRKF
- a CDS encoding tetratricopeptide repeat protein produces the protein MSKELDKMMSQAYEYCEDGNFSEALKLYDLALKQDPKNINVIIDKGVTLQNLGRIKQAIKYYDKALSIDPKNINALVNKGASLHTIENYFDAISCYDSALKIDKKCAMALAYKGLSLGELGNLPDALKHFKKALSIDHDYDLANISKEMVQELLKSIKQQKAKTR
- a CDS encoding Lrp/AsnC family transcriptional regulator, with product MNLDKNDERILKNLLVDARLSARQLGLKLGMSTVTILSRIKKLEKEKVIKGYTALIDHEKLGYTLTAIIEIIAKKDKIIDIETELAKIENVCGVYDITGNTDTLVIAKFKSRNELSEFVKGIASIQNIENTITHVVLNTAKEDFRLA
- a CDS encoding tetratricopeptide repeat protein, with translation MEIKELVLKGQASLNSGNFEESLGYFEQALLLNQDDPDLWNFKAVALRSLGRYEEALECFNKSLKLDPRDKHAS